From a single Osmerus mordax isolate fOsmMor3 chromosome 14, fOsmMor3.pri, whole genome shotgun sequence genomic region:
- the mab21l2 gene encoding protein mab-21-like 2, with protein sequence MIATQAKLVYQLNKYYNERCQTRKAAIAKTIREVCKVVSDVLKEVEVQEPRFISSLSEIEARYEGMEVIAPNEFEVVLYLNQMGVFNFVDDGSLPGCAVLKLSDGRKRSMSLWVEFITASGYLSARKIRSRFQTLVAQAVDKCSYRDVVKMVADTSEVKLRIRERYVVQITPAFKCTGIWPRSAAQWPMPHIPWPGPNRVAEVKAEGFNLLSKECYSLTGKQSSAESDAWVLQFSEAENRLLMAGCRKKCLSVLKTLRDRHLELPGQPLNNYHMKTLLLYECEKHPRETDWDESCLGDRLNGILLQLISCLQCRRCPHYFLPNLDLFQGKPHSALEAAAKQTWRLAREILTNAKSLDKL encoded by the coding sequence ATGATTGCGACGCAGGCAAAGCTGGTTTACCAGCTAAACAAATACTACAACGAGAGATGCCAAACTCGCAAAGCGGCCATTGCAAAGACGATCAGGGAGGTGTGCAAGGTGGTGTCGGACGTCCTAAAAGAGGTCGAAGTGCAAGAGCCCCGTTTTATTAGCTCCCTGAGCGAGATAGAGGCACGCTATGAGGGGATGGAAGTCATCGCCCCCAACGAGTTCGAGGTGGTGCTTTACCTGAACCAGATGGGAGTGTTCAACTTTGTGGACGACGGCTCCCTGCCCGGCTGTGCGGTGCTGAAACTGAGTGACGGCCGCAAAAGGAGCATGTCACTGTGGGTCGAGTTTATCACCGCCTCGGGCTACCTCTCCGCCAGAAAGATTCGCTCACGTTTTCAGACTCTGGTGGCTCAAGCGGTGGACAAATGCAGCTATCGAGACGTAGTTAAAATGGTAGCGGACACCAGTGAGGTAAAACTACGGATCAGGGAGAGGTATGTGGTCCAAATTACTCCCGCGTTCAAATGCACAGGCATCTGGCCTAGAAGCGCTGCCCAGTGGCCCATGCCTCACATCCCCTGGCCTGGCCCTAACCGGGTGGCAGAGGTCAAAGCCGAGGGCTTCAACCTCCTCTCCAAAGAGTGCTACTCGTTAACCGGGAAACAAAGCTCTGCTGAAAGCGACGCCTGGGTCTTGCAGTTCAGCGAGGCCGAGAACAGGCTTCTGATGGCGGGCTGCAGGAAGAAATGTCTCTCCGTCCTGAAAACACTGCGCGACCGTCATCTTGAGCTGCCAGGGCAACCCCTGAATAACTACCACATGAAGACCCTGCTCTTGTACGAGTGTGAGAAACATCCGAGAGAGACCGACTGGGACGAGTCCTGTCTCGGGGACCGACTCAACGGTattctcctccagctcatctCGTGTTTGCAGTGCCGCAGATGTCCCCATTACTTCTTACCAAATTTGGACCTGTTTCAGGGAAAGCCTCACTCGGCTCTGGAAGCAGCCGCTAAGCAGACGTGGAGACTAGCAAGGGAAATCCTCACCAACGCTAAAAGTTTGGACAAACTATAA